In Deltaproteobacteria bacterium, the DNA window TATTCAGTGCGTAGCTCCTCCAAGCTTTCTTCATAACTCTTTGTCGTCTGCGTGGCGGTGGCGGCGTTCGCTCCAAGTTTAGTGTGAAGCCACTGTTTCTCAATTTCCGCCCGGGCAAGAAATTCTGGGTTACCTCCGAGTAGAATATCAGTTCCGCGCCCAGCCATATTGGTCGCGATGGTCACGACTCCCAACCGCCCGGCTTGCGCAATGATATTGGCCTCAGCTTCATGATTCACAGCATTGAGGACGCTGTGTTTGATCCCCTTCTTCTTCAGTAACTTACTCAAGTGTTCAGATTTCTCGACCGAGATCGTTCCGACCAGCACTGGCTGCCCACGGCCATGGCAATCAGCGATATCAGCGATCACCGCATCAAACTTCTCGCGTTCGCTTTTATACACTACGTCAGGATGGTCGATACGAACCATCTTCTTATTTGGTGGAATCACCACGACATCAAGGTTATAAATCTTCTTGAATTCGACCGACTCGGTGTCGGCAGTGCCGGTCATACCCGCAAGCTTCTTGTACATGCGGAAATAATTCTGAATCGTGATGGTTGCAAGCGTTTGGTTCTCTTCACGAATACGGACTCCTTCTTTCGCCTCAACCGCTTGATGTAATCCATCAGACCAGCGCCGACCTGGCATGAGTCGACCGGTGAACTCGTCGACAATAATTACTTCGCCGTCTTTAATGACGTAATCCACATCGCGGCGGAACACCGCGTGCGCTTTCAGCGCTTGATTCACATGATGAAGGGCACCAATTTCAGCGGGATCGTAGAGATTCTTCACTCCCAGGAGACGCTCGACTTTCGCGATGCCTTCTTCGGTTAAGGTCGCCGTACGTAGCTTCTCATCGATTGAATAATCAACATCTTTTTGCAACCGAGGAATGACTCGGTTAATACTATAATACTTTTGCGTCGATTCCTCTGCCGGTCCAGAAATGATCAATGGTGTCCGGGCTTCATCGACAAGGATGTTGTCGACCTCATCGACAATCGCAAATTGCAACTCGCGCTGGACGTAATCGTCAAGGCTGAACTTCATGTTATCGCGGAGATAATCAAAGCCGAACTCATTGTTCGTTCCATAGGTAATGTCGGCAAGGTAGGCCTCTCGCCTTTCGATTGGACGCAGATTGATGTAGCGGTAATCCTTGACCATGTAGGTCGGGTCAAAAAGGAAGCTCGTATCGTGGACAATCGACGCTACGGATAATCCAAGCGCATGATAGATGGGCCCCATCCACTGCACGTCACGTCGCGCAAGATAATCATTAACAGTAACTAAATGTGCACCACGTCCTAAAAGCGCGTTGAGATACAACGGCAAGGTGGCAACCAGGGTTTTTCCTTCTCCCGTCTTCATTTCGGAGATTTTCCCCTGGTGCAAGACAATCCCACCAAACATCTGGCTGTCAAAATGTCGCATGCCTGTCACTCGGCGTGAGGTTTCCCGGACAACCGCAAAGGCGTGGGGGAGGATTTCGTTCAGCGCCTCAGCCTCAGCTTGGCGCACCTCTTTTTCATACCGCTCAGCCTCCTCCTGCCACTGCATGCGTGCCTCGTCATCTTCGGCAGCGTGCAATTGTTCCTGCGCTTCAGCCAGTTGGGTTCGCGCCGGTTGGGTCACCTCAGCAATACGACTGCGAAACTCGTCAGTCTTTGCCCGTAATCCATCCATATCGAGGCTGGTGAGTTCTGACTCGAATTGATTGACTTCTGCTACCACGGAACGAAGCCTTTTCAGCTCTCGGTCGTTTTTGCTGCCGATGAGCTTGCGTAGCAAGGCACTGAACATAATTTTTCCCTACCCCCTTACAAATTCTCTGGTGGGACTACTGCACGAGGTCGGCGCCATTGTACCTCTATCGGCGACA includes these proteins:
- the secA gene encoding preprotein translocase subunit SecA; its protein translation is MFSALLRKLIGSKNDRELKRLRSVVAEVNQFESELTSLDMDGLRAKTDEFRSRIAEVTQPARTQLAEAQEQLHAAEDDEARMQWQEEAERYEKEVRQAEAEALNEILPHAFAVVRETSRRVTGMRHFDSQMFGGIVLHQGKISEMKTGEGKTLVATLPLYLNALLGRGAHLVTVNDYLARRDVQWMGPIYHALGLSVASIVHDTSFLFDPTYMVKDYRYINLRPIERREAYLADITYGTNNEFGFDYLRDNMKFSLDDYVQRELQFAIVDEVDNILVDEARTPLIISGPAEESTQKYYSINRVIPRLQKDVDYSIDEKLRTATLTEEGIAKVERLLGVKNLYDPAEIGALHHVNQALKAHAVFRRDVDYVIKDGEVIIVDEFTGRLMPGRRWSDGLHQAVEAKEGVRIREENQTLATITIQNYFRMYKKLAGMTGTADTESVEFKKIYNLDVVVIPPNKKMVRIDHPDVVYKSEREKFDAVIADIADCHGRGQPVLVGTISVEKSEHLSKLLKKKGIKHSVLNAVNHEAEANIIAQAGRLGVVTIATNMAGRGTDILLGGNPEFLARAEIEKQWLHTKLGANAATATQTTKSYEESLEELRTEYNETVSQARQKYEKEWLPFEEARNAALKRMTETYRPFLHASWQKAKSEYKEVAPRFAMQNGGGVDSSLVTFYGDARLAYEHALSEYDKVIGPALTEDQMHEYETVQSEYGELLTRIGTTAVSERFDAVRSRYEKLLEEYDKAVLRLAVGSVSENGEAGRQYEDARNAYEGAVDAYEDAERQYEERHKPYEEAIATAERAYEEQRRARVKVVEEVRAQLEKAPDVYQQMYDEVLGKYQKICAEEREKVFTAGGLHILGTERHEARRIDNQLRGRAGRQGDPGSSRFYLSLADDLLRIFGAERIQRVMDRLGMEEGEPIEHRLVTRAIENAQKRVESHNFDIRKHLLEYDDVMNKQREVIYQQRRGFLAGDNLKPAVVGMVEDLAEQTVSSYVNDNIAPEEWDWKALDDALFRQFNYRLALGSEEQDSYAPESLTKFVQDSVVQAYDAKEQNFSSEVMRYLEKMILLQTMDGLWKDHLLSMDHLKEGIGLRGYAQRNPLQEYQKEAFAMFEALSQRMQEDVVEKLFTVQIARQEDVQRIEPRPVPQRQVVMSHGDVAVQSQPSPLKREAPKVGRNDLCPCGSGKKFKKCHGQ